One genomic region from Leguminivora glycinivorella isolate SPB_JAAS2020 chromosome 8, LegGlyc_1.1, whole genome shotgun sequence encodes:
- the LOC125229139 gene encoding uncharacterized protein LOC125229139 has protein sequence MSRKRKLMELREEIKLKSSRKENNCEDIDECNLQTPFSVEVPSLPSISPPPFSPLTPLALQTKFKEQKTCSTELLRTNSPPLGFSSFLNNNDPASSPLQPMSPETQQLYKDLTVEELYRRNSTDIIENSDNDADITDDSLNDPDYVVDKPKQRIVFESEPENNSTSDIEHDDLEHNIVVTEKSNPKPVFKDTNTQLELPQQATTSKTDTNLGLHRDVASSVYENAQEAESHNGTYEIDAAPDQTQDISLSTVVQCNIEEQDTTSLTSTTDINNEDSILTERPKCC, from the exons ATGAGTAGAAAACGCAAATTAATGGAACTTCGAGAAGAAATCAAGTTAAAATCCTCACGCAAAGAAAATAACTGTGAAGACATAG ATGAATGTAATCTTCAGACTCCATTCTCCGTTGAGGTTCCTTCACTTCCTTCTATTTCTCCACCACCGTTTTCTCCACTGACCCCTCTGGCACTCCAAACTAAATTCAAGGAGCAGA AGACGTGCAGTACCGAGTTGTTACGTACAAATTCTCCGCCTCTGGGTTTTTCCTCCTTTTTAAATAACAATGATCCTGCATCATCCCCTCTTCAACCAATGTCACCAGAGACCCAACAGTTATACAAAGATTTAACTGTAGAAGAATTATATAGAAGGAACTCAAcggatattattgaaaacagtGACAATGATGCAGACATTACTGATGACAGTTTGAATGATCCAGATTATGTTGTCGATAAACCCAAACAACGTATAGTATTTGAATCAGAACCTGAGAATAATTCGACTAGCGATATAGAACATGATGACCTTGAACATAATATCGTAGTGACCGAAAAATCAAACCCAAAACCGGTGTTTAAAGACACGAATACGCAGTTAGAACTACCTCAACAAGCTACCACAAGCAAAACAGATACCAACCTAGGACTACATAGAGATGTTGCAAGTTCCGTATACGAGAATGCACAAGAAGCGGAAAGTCATAATGGGACATATGAAATAGATGCGGCACCAGACCAAACACAAGACATTTCTTTATCTACTGTAGTACAATGCAATATAGAAGAGCAAGATACGACATCTCTCACGAGTACGACCGATATCAATAACGAAGATTCAATTCTGACAGAAAGACCAAAATGTTGTTGA